The Sedimentibacter sp. zth1 DNA segment TACTGTTTTTGGCAGAGGTCCTGAGGCTGTAGAAAAAGCTATAATTGAACACAATCCAAATGCTGTAGTATGTGTAGGCCAAGCAGGTGGAAGATCTTGTATCTCAATAGAAAGAGTTGGTATTAACTTACAAGAAGCATCTATACCTGATAATGACGGAAATCAACCCGTAGACAAAAAATCAAAAGAGGATGGAGAAAATGCTTATTTTGCTACAATACCAGTAAAATCTATGGTTAATAACGTTAGAAAGCACGGTATTCCATCACATCTTTCATATACAGCTGGATCTTATGTATGTAATGATGTTATGTACTCATTGTTATATACGTTAGACAAGAAATTCCCAGGTGTTAAAGGTGGATTCATACATGTACCTTTTGCTACTGAACAAGTAACAAGCAAAGCAAACAATGTTGCTAGTATGCCAGTAGAAACTATTGCAAAAGGATTAGAATATTCAATAGAGGCAATTGTAGACAATGAATTAGATATAAATGAAGCAATGGGAACAACAATGTAATTAAAAATGTAATAAAAAAATTACGGGCGAAAGCCCGTAATTTTTTTTTCAAATCTTCTATTCAAATCTTCCGATTTTTTCAGGAATAATTAATTTTGCTTCTGTAGCTGCTTGTACTGATTCAACAGTAGCTTCAGGTCCTAATTCTCTAAGAACTAAACCTTCTTTAGTAACCTCTATAACAGCCATTTCTGTTATGATTAAGTCTACTTGTTCTCTAGCTGTTAAAGGAAGAGAACATTGTTTTAATATCTTCGGAGCACCTTTTTGTGTATGTTTCATAGCAATTATAACTTGGTTAGCACCTACAACTAAGTCCATAGCGCCACCCATTCCTGGAACCATTTTACCTGGTATTTTCCAGTTAGCAAGACTACCTTTTTCATCTACTTGTAAAGCACCTAATACAGTAGCATCAACATGTCCACCTCTAATAATACCAAAAGAAGTAGCACTATCAAAAAAGCATCCACCTTGTTTTATTGAAACTGATTGTCCGCCAGCGTTAACCAATTCTGGATCAGCAACCTCTGGAGCAGGTCCTAAACCTAAGAAACCGTTTTCTGATTGGAAAGTAACATCCATTCCTTCTGGTATATAGTTTGCAACTAATGTAGGAAGACCTATACCTAAGTTAATAACATCACCATCATGTAATTCTTTTGCAACTCTTTTTGCAATAATTTGTTTAGCATCAATAGCCATTATTTGTCACCTCCAACAATATGATTTACAAAAATACCTGAAGTCATAACTTCATCAGGACCTATTTCGCCAACTTCTACAATTTCTTGAGCTTCAACTATAACAGTTTTAGCTGCCATTGCCATAAGTGGGTTAAAGTTCTTTGTAGATTTGTTGTAAATTATGTTACCTTTTTTATCAACTTTGCTACCATATATTAAGGCAACATCAGCTTTTAGTGGTAACTCTAGTATGTATTCTTTTCCGTCAATAACTTTTTTTTCTTTACCACTTTCTATTTCAGTACCAATTCCTGTTGGTGTGTAGAATCCACCTAAACCGGTTCCACCACATCTTATTTTTTCAGCAAGAGAACCTTGAGGTACCAAGTCAACAATAGTTTCTCCTGAGTTCATTTGGTTAGCAGTTTCAGGGTTAGTACCAACGTGAGAAGCAATCATTTTTTTGAATTGCTTAGCAACAACCATTTTACCAACACCTCTATCTGGGTATCCAGTATCATTACAAATTAATGTTAAGTCTTTTACACCTTTTTCAACTAATGCGTCTATTAATCTTTCTGGTGTACCATTTGCTAAAAAGCCGCCTACCATTATTGTCATGCCATCTTGTATTTTATCAACAGCTTCTTTAATAGAAATAATTTTATTCATTATAACCACCCTTTCATAAATTGATTAATTGAACAAATAGAAAATAATAATAAATTTAATATTATTATTTTCTTATTTGTCTTTATTATATATCATATGTGTTAAAAATTCAAATGTATTGTTATAAATTTAACGAATGTTTCTAAAATAAATTAATATGTTCAATTAATTTATTAAACTAATAAAATTTTCGTTATACTTTAAATTATTATACTTTGAATTATTGTCTTTCAACAAGAACTGATGTTCCCATTCCGCCACCTATACAAAGTGTAGCAAGACCTTTTTTAGAATCTCTTTTTTTCATTTCATGTAAAAGTGTAGTTAATATTCTTGCTCCAGATGCACCAATTGGATGTCCTAATGCGATAGCTCCACCATTTACATTAACTTTTTCTACATCTAAGCCTAAATCTCTGGCTACAGCTATAGATTGTGATGCGAATGCTTCGTTTGCTTCAATTAAGTCCAAATCATCTATAGACCAGTTTGTTTTAGCTAAAGCTTTTTTTACTGCTGGAACTGGGCCATATCCCATTATGCTTGGGTCTACACCTGCTGTTCCATAACCAACTATTTCTGCCATATATTCAAGTCCTAATTCGTCAGCTTTTTCTTTTGACATAACTATTAAACAAGATGCACCATCATTGATACCAGAAGCATTAGCTGCTGTAACTGTACCGCCTTTTTTAAATGCAGGTGGAACTTTTGAAGTTTTTTCTATTGTTGCACCATGTCTTGGAAATTCATCGTCACTTACAACAATAGGATCTCCTTTTCTTTGAGGAATAACAATAGGAATTATTTCATCAGCAAATCTGCCAGATTTTTGAGCTGCTTCTGTTTTGTTTTGGCTTTTTACAGCAAACAAATCTTGTTCTTCTTTTGAGATATTCCATTGTTCAGCTATATTTTCAGCTGTCATTCCCATGTGGTACTTATTAAAGATATCAAATAAACCATCTTTAATCATTGTATCGATTAATTTTCCATCTCCCATTCTTAGTCCCCATCTTGCCTTTGGAATAGCATAAGGAGCATTAGACATACTTTCAGTTCCTCCGCAAAGGATACATTCAGCATCTCCTAAAGCTATGAATTGAGCCGCCATACTTACAGCTCTTAGTCCTGAACCACAAACTTTACCTAAAGTCAAGGCTGGAGTTTCAACTGGTAATCCAGCACCTATAGATACTTGTCTAGATACATTTTGACCAAGACCAGCTCCTAAAACGTTTCCTATAATTACTTCATCAATTAAATTCATGTCAATATCTGCGCGTTTTATTGCTTCTTTAGCTGCAATAACGCCCAAATCAATGGCTGATAATGAACTTAATGCACCACCAAATGTTCCTATTGGTGTTCTAGCTGCTGATACTATTACTACTTTTCTCATAAAATGCCTCCTAAATTTTATAGTACTAATATTTTAGATATAACAACATAGTTATATCATAATATAATATGCCAAAAGAACTGCGTGAACAGTTCATAAGTTTGGGTTAAACTTATTATAACGCAATAATGTCAAGAGTCAACAACTTTGTGAATATTTTAATTATTTAATTATATATTATGTATTTAACCATATTTTCTATATTTTAAATAGATTTTAGTAAAAATAATTCACTTATTAAACCGTTCTAAAAAAATAGTTAATAAACTAAAATGTTAACTATTACTCCTAATTCTTT contains these protein-coding regions:
- a CDS encoding acetyl-CoA C-acetyltransferase, with translation MRKVVIVSAARTPIGTFGGALSSLSAIDLGVIAAKEAIKRADIDMNLIDEVIIGNVLGAGLGQNVSRQVSIGAGLPVETPALTLGKVCGSGLRAVSMAAQFIALGDAECILCGGTESMSNAPYAIPKARWGLRMGDGKLIDTMIKDGLFDIFNKYHMGMTAENIAEQWNISKEEQDLFAVKSQNKTEAAQKSGRFADEIIPIVIPQRKGDPIVVSDDEFPRHGATIEKTSKVPPAFKKGGTVTAANASGINDGASCLIVMSKEKADELGLEYMAEIVGYGTAGVDPSIMGYGPVPAVKKALAKTNWSIDDLDLIEANEAFASQSIAVARDLGLDVEKVNVNGGAIALGHPIGASGARILTTLLHEMKKRDSKKGLATLCIGGGMGTSVLVERQ
- a CDS encoding 3-oxoacid CoA-transferase subunit B, which produces MAIDAKQIIAKRVAKELHDGDVINLGIGLPTLVANYIPEGMDVTFQSENGFLGLGPAPEVADPELVNAGGQSVSIKQGGCFFDSATSFGIIRGGHVDATVLGALQVDEKGSLANWKIPGKMVPGMGGAMDLVVGANQVIIAMKHTQKGAPKILKQCSLPLTAREQVDLIITEMAVIEVTKEGLVLRELGPEATVESVQAATEAKLIIPEKIGRFE
- a CDS encoding CoA transferase subunit A, whose translation is MNKIISIKEAVDKIQDGMTIMVGGFLANGTPERLIDALVEKGVKDLTLICNDTGYPDRGVGKMVVAKQFKKMIASHVGTNPETANQMNSGETIVDLVPQGSLAEKIRCGGTGLGGFYTPTGIGTEIESGKEKKVIDGKEYILELPLKADVALIYGSKVDKKGNIIYNKSTKNFNPLMAMAAKTVIVEAQEIVEVGEIGPDEVMTSGIFVNHIVGGDK
- the pcp gene encoding pyroglutamyl-peptidase I — translated: MKILVTGFDPFGGEKVNPAYEAVKLLPKEIKGAQIITIEIPTVFGRGPEAVEKAIIEHNPNAVVCVGQAGGRSCISIERVGINLQEASIPDNDGNQPVDKKSKEDGENAYFATIPVKSMVNNVRKHGIPSHLSYTAGSYVCNDVMYSLLYTLDKKFPGVKGGFIHVPFATEQVTSKANNVASMPVETIAKGLEYSIEAIVDNELDINEAMGTTM